The proteins below are encoded in one region of Blochmannia endosymbiont of Camponotus (Colobopsis) obliquus:
- the plsX gene encoding phosphate acyltransferase PlsX, translating into MRRLTLALDAMGGDFGPAVTIPAAVQALDLYPKLDLLVVGNLDVIHSILIKIKCSLLKRITIIPTESVISSESKLSHAIRVSRGTSMRVSLELIKNGFAQACVSAGNTGALMGLSKLILKPIKGINRPALTTVLPNQKQGKTVVLDLGANLECTAEMLVQFALMGSVLVEQIIGVKYPKVALLNIGEEEIKGLNNIRQAAEMLRSIALIHYIGYLEANELLMGKTDVLVCDGFTGNITLKTMEGVIKVFLSLLKNSGKHVKSAWLIQLVNNWIKKRLVNHFSQLHPDQYNGACLLGLRSIVIKSHGAANQRAFTAAINQAIQAIKHHIPERIAVRLDTVLSKNSN; encoded by the coding sequence TTGAGACGTCTAACTCTAGCATTAGACGCAATGGGTGGCGATTTTGGTCCTGCTGTTACGATACCTGCGGCAGTACAGGCTTTGGATTTATATCCTAAGCTTGACTTGTTGGTTGTTGGTAACCTTGATGTAATTCATTCTATTTTAATAAAAATAAAATGTAGTTTGTTGAAGAGAATCACCATTATTCCTACTGAATCGGTTATTAGTAGTGAGAGTAAGCTTTCACATGCTATTAGAGTTAGTCGTGGTACCTCTATGCGGGTTTCTCTTGAACTCATTAAAAATGGTTTTGCTCAAGCTTGTGTCAGTGCTGGAAATACTGGTGCATTAATGGGATTATCAAAATTGATATTAAAACCCATAAAAGGTATTAATAGACCGGCATTAACAACAGTTTTACCTAATCAAAAACAAGGTAAAACTGTTGTATTAGATTTAGGTGCAAATTTAGAATGTACTGCAGAAATGTTAGTGCAATTCGCTTTAATGGGTTCAGTTTTAGTTGAACAAATTATCGGTGTCAAGTATCCAAAAGTTGCGTTATTAAATATAGGAGAAGAAGAAATAAAGGGGCTAAATAATATTCGTCAAGCTGCTGAAATGTTACGTAGTATTGCATTGATCCATTACATTGGGTATCTTGAGGCGAATGAATTGTTAATGGGAAAAACTGATGTTTTAGTATGCGATGGATTTACTGGTAACATTACATTAAAAACTATGGAAGGAGTGATAAAAGTTTTTCTTTCGTTACTTAAAAATTCAGGAAAACATGTTAAATCAGCATGGTTGATCCAATTAGTGAATAATTGGATAAAAAAACGTTTAGTTAATCATTTTAGTCAATTGCATCCCGACCAATATAATGGTGCTTGTTTACTGGGATTACGTAGTATTGTAATAAAAAGTCATGGGGCAGCTAATCAACGAGCATTTACTGCTGCTATTAATCAAGCAATACAAGCAATAAAACATCACATACCAGAACGGATAGCTGTTCGTTTAGATACAGTATTATCTAAAAATAGTAATTAA
- the lpxL gene encoding LpxL/LpxP family Kdo(2)-lipid IV(A) lauroyl/palmitoleoyl acyltransferase, with protein MNVTHVPVFTINLLHPKYWLIWLGIIILYIFVVLLPYPIIYYCGIRLGRLVMYFMKYRVNIIRRNLQLCFPNLTIKEKEILLKKNCESIGMGLLETGMAWFWPNWRIKYWCKLNGFNNIIKAHKNYNGILLIGMHFLTLELGARAFGIFNPGIGVYRPNNNPVLNWLQTWGRLRSNKSMIHRKNLKSILRALKNGETVWYAPDHDYGSKNSVFTQLFGVTHTATTIGTYILIKLTQPAIIPFIPRRLPNGLGYELIILPIENTVPVTDRLATISYINKIIEKAILLAPEQYMWLHRRFKTRPTGKSSFY; from the coding sequence ATGAACGTAACACATGTGCCTGTTTTTACAATAAATTTATTACACCCAAAATATTGGTTAATATGGTTAGGAATTATTATTCTTTACATATTTGTTGTACTATTGCCGTATCCCATAATATATTATTGCGGCATAAGATTAGGTCGTTTAGTAATGTATTTTATGAAATATAGAGTAAACATTATACGCCGTAATTTACAATTATGTTTCCCTAATTTAACAATAAAAGAAAAAGAAATACTATTAAAAAAAAATTGTGAATCCATTGGTATGGGATTATTGGAAACTGGAATGGCTTGGTTTTGGCCCAATTGGAGAATTAAATATTGGTGTAAACTTAATGGTTTCAATAATATTATTAAAGCACACAAAAATTATAATGGTATATTATTAATTGGCATGCATTTTCTTACTCTTGAATTAGGAGCACGTGCTTTTGGTATTTTTAATCCAGGTATAGGTGTTTATAGACCAAATAATAACCCTGTACTAAATTGGTTGCAAACTTGGGGTCGTCTACGTTCTAATAAATCTATGATCCATCGAAAAAATCTTAAATCTATATTACGTGCTTTAAAAAATGGAGAAACCGTCTGGTATGCTCCAGATCATGATTATGGATCAAAAAATAGTGTATTTACACAATTATTTGGTGTAACTCACACGGCAACTACTATAGGCACATATATACTAATTAAATTAACTCAACCTGCTATTATTCCATTCATACCTCGACGATTACCTAATGGATTAGGTTATGAATTAATAATATTACCAATCGAAAACACAGTACCTGTAACAGATCGCTTAGCTACGATAAGTTATATAAACAAAATAATTGAAAAAGCTATTTTACTAGCTCCAGAACAATACATGTGGTTACACCGCCGTTTTAAAACTCGCCCAACAGGAAAATCTTCTTTTTATTGA
- the rne gene encoding ribonuclease E: protein MKRMLINATQQEELRVALVDGQRLYDLDIETLGHEQKKANIYKGTITRIEPSLEAAFVDYGAERNGFLPLKEISREYFPIKISSYNNKYCIKDILQEGQEIIVQIDKEERGSKGAALTTFISLAGSYLVLMPNNPKAGGISRRIEGNDRTELKEILSSLKLPEGMGLIVRTAGIGKTMEDLEWDLTLRLKHWQTIKKIADNKTAPFLIYQESNVIIRAIRDYLRPDIGEILIDNPKVLNLVKEHITSLGRPDFTNKIKLYTGEVPLFSHYQIESQIESAFQREVRLPSGGSIVIDTTEALTAIDINSARSTKGMDIATTAFNTNLEAVDEIIRQMRLRDLGGLIVIDFIDMISIRHQREIENNLRELARQDRARIQIGRISRFGLLELSRQRLSPSLGESSHYICPRCGGTGNIRDNESLSLSILRLIEEESLKENTCEVHAIVPVPIASFLLNEKRHAVNEIEKRQSGNVRTIIVPHDQMQTPNYAVKRIRKGEEATTPSYLLPKLHEIEIASQSTENLIAEHKNYERTKTSIYKMSYTTPTINLNNSNKIIQQKKIYSKIKSCRISFKILVNKVKLIINYFNQILQKKYTKFPSSSFMSKRKKNFKSNNANYTKYNKYYRYNQHCNQINNNNIQNKQKNN from the coding sequence ATGAAGAGAATGTTAATTAATGCCACTCAACAGGAAGAATTACGTGTAGCTCTGGTAGATGGTCAACGTTTATATGATTTGGATATTGAAACTCTGGGACATGAACAAAAAAAAGCTAACATTTACAAAGGCACAATAACACGTATTGAACCTAGTTTGGAAGCAGCCTTTGTAGATTACGGCGCTGAACGTAATGGATTTCTACCACTTAAGGAAATTTCCCGTGAATATTTTCCTATAAAAATTTCTTCGTATAACAATAAATATTGTATTAAAGATATCTTACAAGAAGGACAAGAAATTATTGTACAAATAGATAAAGAAGAAAGAGGCAGCAAAGGTGCAGCATTAACTACATTTATAAGTTTAGCTGGTAGTTATTTAGTTTTAATGCCAAATAATCCTAAAGCTGGTGGTATTTCGCGTCGTATCGAGGGTAATGATAGAACTGAATTAAAAGAAATTTTATCTTCATTAAAATTACCTGAAGGTATGGGATTAATTGTTCGTACCGCAGGAATTGGAAAAACCATGGAAGATTTAGAATGGGACCTCACTTTACGTTTAAAACATTGGCAAACAATAAAAAAAATAGCGGACAATAAAACAGCACCTTTTTTAATTTATCAAGAAAGTAATGTTATTATACGTGCTATAAGAGATTATTTACGACCTGATATAGGAGAAATTTTAATTGATAATCCTAAAGTATTAAATCTAGTAAAAGAACATATCACTTCTTTAGGAAGACCGGATTTTACTAATAAAATTAAATTATATACTGGTGAAGTTCCATTATTTAGTCATTATCAAATAGAATCTCAAATTGAATCTGCTTTTCAACGTGAAGTACGTTTACCGTCTGGAGGTTCCATAGTTATAGATACCACAGAAGCATTAACAGCAATAGATATAAATTCTGCTCGTTCTACTAAAGGAATGGATATTGCAACAACAGCATTTAATACCAATTTAGAAGCAGTAGATGAAATTATTCGACAAATGAGATTACGTGATTTAGGGGGTTTAATAGTTATTGATTTTATTGATATGATATCAATACGACATCAACGCGAAATAGAAAATAATTTGCGTGAACTAGCACGACAAGACCGAGCGCGAATTCAAATAGGACGTATATCTCGTTTTGGATTATTAGAACTTTCCAGACAAAGACTTAGCCCATCATTGGGAGAATCTAGTCATTATATTTGCCCGCGTTGTGGTGGTACAGGAAATATTCGAGATAATGAATCTCTTTCTCTTTCCATTTTACGTTTAATTGAAGAAGAATCTTTAAAAGAAAATACTTGTGAAGTACATGCAATCGTACCAGTACCTATAGCTTCATTCTTACTTAATGAAAAACGACATGCAGTAAATGAAATAGAAAAACGCCAAAGTGGTAATGTACGCACAATAATAGTACCGCATGATCAAATGCAAACTCCAAATTATGCGGTAAAAAGAATTAGGAAAGGAGAAGAAGCTACAACACCAAGTTATTTATTACCTAAATTACATGAAATAGAGATCGCTTCTCAATCCACAGAAAATTTAATTGCGGAACATAAAAATTATGAACGTACTAAAACATCAATATATAAAATGAGTTACACAACACCTACTATTAATCTGAATAATTCAAATAAAATAATACAACAAAAAAAAATTTATTCAAAAATAAAATCTTGCCGTATCTCATTTAAGATATTAGTAAACAAGGTTAAATTAATCATAAATTATTTCAATCAAATATTACAGAAAAAATATACCAAATTTCCATCATCTTCTTTTATGTCTAAAAGAAAAAAAAATTTTAAATCTAATAATGCAAATTATACTAAATACAACAAATATTATCGTTACAATCAACATTGTAATCAAATAAATAATAATAATATACAAAACAAACAAAAAAATAATTGA
- a CDS encoding beta-ketoacyl-ACP synthase III, protein MYTKILGTGSYLPAHIRSNAALEKMVNTSDEWIVTRTGIRERRISSDDETVSSMGCYAAEQALDMAGMSANQVGIIIVATTSSSHAFPSSACQIQRDLKMGDSIAFDLSAACAGFAYALSVADQYIKNGMIEYALVIGSDTLSHTLDPKDRGTLILFGDGAGAVILGRSETPGIISTHLHADGRYGDLLTLPYYNRKFPAISYYLTMSGSKVFKIAVTVLAHIVDETMHANNLDRGQLDWLVPHQANIRIIYAMAKRLGMEMDKVVITLDRHGNTSAASVPLALDEAVRDGRIKPGQLVLLEAFGGGFTWGSALLRF, encoded by the coding sequence ATGTATACTAAAATCCTTGGCACAGGAAGTTATCTTCCAGCTCATATTCGATCTAATGCCGCTTTAGAGAAAATGGTTAATACGTCAGATGAATGGATAGTGACTAGAACAGGTATACGAGAACGTAGAATTTCTAGTGATGATGAAACTGTATCCAGTATGGGTTGTTATGCCGCAGAGCAAGCATTGGATATGGCTGGTATGTCGGCAAATCAGGTCGGTATTATTATTGTGGCTACAACATCGTCTAGTCATGCTTTTCCTAGTTCAGCTTGTCAAATTCAACGTGATTTAAAAATGGGAGATAGCATTGCTTTTGATTTATCAGCCGCTTGTGCTGGTTTTGCTTATGCATTAAGTGTAGCAGATCAATATATAAAAAATGGCATGATAGAATATGCACTAGTAATAGGTTCAGATACTCTCAGTCATACCTTGGATCCTAAAGATCGTGGTACATTAATTTTATTTGGTGATGGTGCAGGTGCAGTTATATTAGGTCGTTCAGAAACTCCTGGAATTATTTCAACTCATTTACATGCTGATGGTCGTTATGGTGATTTATTGACCCTTCCTTATTATAATCGTAAATTTCCTGCAATTTCTTATTATTTAACTATGTCAGGGAGTAAAGTTTTTAAAATAGCAGTTACCGTTTTAGCTCATATTGTGGATGAAACTATGCATGCAAATAATCTTGATAGAGGTCAATTAGATTGGCTGGTGCCGCATCAAGCCAATATTCGTATTATTTACGCTATGGCAAAACGATTGGGTATGGAAATGGATAAAGTTGTGATAACATTGGATAGACATGGTAATACGTCTGCTGCTTCTGTGCCACTAGCATTGGATGAGGCGGTAAGAGATGGGCGTATTAAACCAGGGCAATTAGTTTTATTAGAAGCATTTGGCGGCGGATTCACTTGGGGGTCAGCGTTATTAAGATTTTAA
- the fabA gene encoding bifunctional 3-hydroxydecanoyl-ACP dehydratase/trans-2-decenoyl-ACP isomerase, with translation MINKRTTYTKEDLLASSRGELFGKEGPSLPAPNMLMIDRVTKMSEKGGNYNKGFVEAELDIKSDMWFFYCHFINDPVMPGCLGLDAMWQLVGFYLGWLGGIGKGRALGVGEVKFAGQILPSSKKVTYLIHFRRIIKRKLVMGMADGQVLCDGELIYTASDLKVGLFKNINIFS, from the coding sequence ATGATCAATAAACGAACAACGTATACAAAAGAAGATTTATTAGCTTCTAGCAGAGGTGAATTATTTGGTAAAGAAGGCCCATCTTTACCCGCTCCTAATATGCTCATGATAGATCGCGTAACTAAAATGAGTGAAAAAGGTGGAAATTACAATAAAGGATTCGTAGAAGCTGAATTAGATATTAAATCAGACATGTGGTTTTTTTATTGCCATTTTATCAATGATCCAGTAATGCCAGGATGTTTAGGGTTAGATGCTATGTGGCAATTAGTAGGATTTTATCTAGGTTGGTTAGGAGGGATAGGTAAAGGACGTGCTTTAGGAGTAGGCGAGGTAAAATTTGCTGGACAAATTTTACCTAGTTCTAAAAAAGTAACTTATTTAATTCATTTTAGACGCATTATAAAACGTAAATTAGTAATGGGCATGGCAGATGGTCAAGTACTTTGTGACGGAGAATTAATTTATACCGCTTCTGATCTTAAAGTAGGATTATTCAAAAATATTAATATATTTAGTTAA
- the rpmF gene encoding 50S ribosomal protein L32, whose translation MAVQQNKPSRAKRGMRRSHDSLMISAMSIDSNSGEIHRRHHITTDGFYRGYKVIKNK comes from the coding sequence ATGGCTGTACAACAGAATAAACCTAGTAGGGCTAAACGTGGTATGAGAAGATCTCATGATTCATTAATGATTTCTGCTATGTCGATTGATAGTAACTCTGGTGAAATACATCGACGTCATCATATTACTACTGATGGTTTTTACCGTGGTTACAAAGTTATTAAAAATAAATAA
- a CDS encoding SDR family oxidoreductase: MGFLNGKRILVTGIANTRSIAYGIAQVLHREGAELAFTYPNNKLKLRIKKYSNNFNSNIICPCNVSNDDSITQLFIELKKYWSTFDGFIHAIAFAPSNQLNGDYVSVINRESFIIAHDISCYSFVALAKACRNMLNVHASLVTLTYLGAQRAIPNYNVMGLAKASLEANTKYMANSMGPDGIRVNAISPGPIRTLASSGIANFKKMLSYYESYAPMRKNVTIEDIGNTAAFLCSNLSAAITGEVIYVDGGFNITHTNKLE, encoded by the coding sequence ATGGGTTTTCTTAACGGGAAGCGTATTCTAGTTACTGGTATAGCTAATACTCGCTCAATAGCATATGGCATTGCTCAAGTATTACATCGAGAAGGGGCAGAATTAGCATTTACTTATCCGAATAATAAACTGAAACTACGCATAAAAAAATACTCAAATAATTTTAATTCTAATATTATTTGCCCGTGCAATGTTTCAAATGATGATAGTATTACTCAACTTTTTATAGAACTAAAAAAATATTGGTCTACTTTTGATGGTTTTATACATGCCATTGCTTTTGCACCTTCAAACCAATTAAACGGTGATTATGTAAGTGTTATAAATCGTGAAAGTTTTATTATAGCACATGACATAAGTTGTTACAGTTTTGTTGCATTAGCTAAAGCATGCAGAAATATGCTTAATGTACATGCATCCTTAGTAACATTAACTTATCTAGGTGCTCAACGTGCTATTCCTAATTATAATGTTATGGGATTAGCTAAAGCTTCTTTAGAAGCAAATACCAAATATATGGCAAATTCTATGGGTCCTGACGGCATTAGAGTTAACGCCATTTCTCCTGGCCCTATACGTACGTTAGCTTCGTCTGGCATAGCAAATTTTAAAAAAATGTTATCTTATTATGAATCTTATGCTCCAATGAGAAAAAATGTCACCATTGAAGACATTGGAAATACGGCAGCTTTTTTATGTTCTAATCTATCTGCGGCTATTACTGGTGAAGTCATTTATGTAGATGGTGGATTTAATATCACACATACTAATAAACTAGAATAA
- a CDS encoding amino acid aminotransferase, whose translation MFEYIKEAPSDPILGILDIFNADVRTNKINLGIGVYQNEHGNTPILNSVKKAESLILNCETSKNYLSIEGMYDFIVCTQKLLFSVDSNGIIADHRICTVQTPGGTGAIRIAADFLAKNTTVKRVWISSPSWTNHKNIFVAAGLQVCYYSYYDPKLHNLSFDNMLMDLNHAGSDDIILLHACCHNPTGMDFSVEQWHILAKLSAQNGWLPLFDLAYQGFGVSLSGDVEGIRIFSNYNEELIICNSYSKNFGLYNERVGACTVVTANENDARHSLSQLKSVIRANYSNPPAHGAAIVTTILNSVNLKCMWEEELSNIRKHIKYLRQLFVCTLHDKCTKDFSFINRQQGMFSFIGLNQKQVLKLREKLGIYMTDSARINIAGITLKNISMICDSIVSVI comes from the coding sequence ATGTTTGAATATATTAAAGAAGCTCCTTCTGATCCTATACTTGGTATTTTAGATATTTTTAATGCTGATGTTCGTACGAACAAAATCAATTTGGGGATTGGTGTATATCAGAACGAACATGGAAATACTCCGATTTTAAATAGTGTAAAAAAAGCGGAATCGCTCATTCTAAATTGTGAAACTAGTAAAAATTATCTTAGTATTGAAGGCATGTACGATTTTATTGTTTGTACTCAAAAGTTGTTGTTTAGTGTTGATAGTAATGGTATTATTGCTGATCATCGAATATGTACCGTACAAACTCCAGGGGGGACGGGTGCGATACGGATTGCTGCAGATTTTTTGGCAAAAAATACAACAGTCAAACGTGTTTGGATTAGTAGTCCAAGTTGGACTAATCATAAGAATATTTTTGTTGCTGCTGGTTTGCAGGTGTGTTATTACTCCTATTATGATCCTAAATTACATAATTTGAGTTTTGATAATATGCTTATGGATTTAAACCATGCAGGTTCCGATGATATTATTTTATTACATGCATGCTGTCATAATCCTACAGGAATGGATTTTAGTGTTGAACAATGGCATATATTAGCAAAATTATCAGCACAAAATGGTTGGTTGCCTTTATTTGATTTAGCTTATCAAGGTTTTGGTGTTAGTTTATCTGGAGATGTCGAAGGGATTCGTATTTTTTCTAATTATAATGAAGAGTTAATTATTTGTAATTCTTATTCCAAAAATTTTGGTTTATATAATGAGCGTGTTGGGGCATGCACTGTAGTAACTGCTAATGAAAATGATGCTAGACATTCTTTAAGTCAGTTAAAATCTGTTATTAGAGCTAATTATTCCAATCCTCCAGCACATGGTGCTGCTATTGTAACTACAATTTTAAATAGTGTTAATTTGAAATGTATGTGGGAGGAGGAGTTAAGTAATATAAGAAAACATATTAAATATTTACGTCAATTGTTTGTATGTACTTTACACGATAAATGTACTAAAGATTTTAGTTTTATTAATCGTCAACAAGGAATGTTTTCTTTTATTGGTCTTAATCAAAAACAAGTTTTAAAATTACGTGAGAAATTAGGAATTTATATGACGGATTCTGCTAGGATTAATATTGCTGGCATTACATTGAAGAATATATCCATGATATGTGATTCTATAGTTTCTGTTATTTAG
- the rluC gene encoding 23S rRNA pseudouridine(955/2504/2580) synthase RluC, producing the protein MHIILIATERSGQRIDNFLFSYLKGIPKNLIYRIIRTGKILINQKKISIRYRLQTGDKLFIPDIQPVKPKRSAIFSASHLKKISILNDAILYEDNYILAINKPSGMAVHSGSKLNFGIIEALRFIRPKEEFLELIHRLDRDTSGVLLLAKQRFSLLELHKQFLLRKIEKKYLALVCGQWCSSIKVISVPLFRNIFNRARPCLTYVDLNLGKFAKTKIFIQERFSVATLIMAIPITGRTHQIRAHTQYMGHPIAFDALYGNSLFNKQLKQYGLNRLFLHAFALKFIHPNSGRLINIKAPLDNVLHNFLCVLREGKGIFNN; encoded by the coding sequence ATGCATATAATTTTAATTGCTACCGAAAGATCTGGACAAAGAATCGATAATTTTTTATTTAGTTATTTAAAAGGTATTCCTAAAAATTTGATTTATCGTATTATTAGAACAGGTAAAATACTTATTAATCAAAAAAAAATATCAATAAGATATCGTTTGCAAACAGGCGATAAATTATTTATTCCAGATATTCAACCAGTTAAACCAAAAAGAAGTGCCATTTTTTCTGCTTCTCATTTAAAAAAAATTTCCATATTAAATGATGCTATTCTTTATGAAGATAATTATATATTAGCAATTAATAAACCTTCAGGTATGGCTGTACATTCTGGTAGTAAGTTAAATTTTGGTATAATTGAAGCTTTGCGTTTTATACGTCCTAAAGAAGAGTTTTTAGAACTAATACATAGATTAGATAGAGATACTTCTGGAGTATTATTATTAGCTAAACAACGTTTTTCATTATTAGAATTACATAAGCAATTTCTTTTAAGGAAAATAGAAAAAAAGTATTTAGCATTAGTATGTGGTCAGTGGTGTTCTTCTATTAAGGTAATTAGTGTTCCATTGTTTAGAAATATTTTTAATAGAGCCCGTCCTTGCCTTACTTACGTTGACTTAAACTTAGGAAAATTTGCGAAAACCAAAATATTTATACAAGAAAGATTTTCTGTAGCAACTTTAATTATGGCAATTCCTATTACAGGACGTACACATCAAATACGTGCGCACACTCAATATATGGGGCATCCTATAGCATTTGATGCACTTTATGGTAATAGCTTATTTAATAAGCAACTCAAACAATATGGATTAAATAGATTATTTCTGCATGCGTTTGCACTAAAATTTATTCATCCAAATAGTGGAAGATTAATAAATATTAAAGCACCATTAGATAATGTATTACATAATTTTTTATGTGTGTTACGGGAGGGAAAAGGCATATTTAATAATTAA
- the pgsA gene encoding CDP-diacylglycerol--glycerol-3-phosphate 3-phosphatidyltransferase has translation MCLNLPTWLTLVRIIMIPLFILVFYLPVHWGPLVSALIFFIASITDWFDGFLARRWRQTTNFGTFLDPVADKVMIAMALILIAEHFHVWWITLPTASIIAREIIISALREWLSELNVCNIISVSWIAKIKTSIQMLALIALLWRPDDCITNFGIIALYIAMVLTFWSMFQYLHAARYNLFKIN, from the coding sequence ATGTGTTTAAATTTACCTACTTGGTTAACTTTAGTCCGTATCATTATGATACCATTATTCATTTTAGTTTTTTATTTACCTGTTCATTGGGGTCCTTTAGTCAGTGCTTTAATATTTTTTATTGCTTCAATAACTGATTGGTTTGATGGTTTTTTGGCGCGTCGTTGGCGACAAACTACTAATTTTGGTACATTTTTGGATCCAGTTGCAGATAAAGTAATGATAGCTATGGCATTAATTTTAATTGCAGAACATTTTCATGTTTGGTGGATTACATTACCTACTGCTAGTATTATTGCACGTGAAATTATTATTTCGGCATTGCGTGAATGGTTGTCTGAATTAAATGTATGTAATATTATTTCTGTATCTTGGATTGCAAAGATTAAAACTAGTATACAAATGTTAGCATTAATAGCATTATTGTGGCGTCCAGATGATTGCATAACTAATTTTGGTATTATAGCATTATATATTGCAATGGTATTAACATTTTGGTCTATGTTTCAATATTTACATGCAGCTCGTTATAATCTATTTAAGATTAATTAA
- the hspQ gene encoding heat shock protein HspQ yields the protein MIASKFAIGQQVRHKLLGYLGVIIDVDPEYSLEKPTLDEVTADSTLRTSPWYHVVMEDEEGKPIHTYLAEAQLRFETLFFHPEQPVLDDLAKSIRFQLKTPRLRN from the coding sequence ATGATTGCCAGTAAATTTGCCATAGGACAACAAGTAAGGCATAAATTACTAGGATATCTAGGCGTAATTATTGACGTAGACCCAGAATACTCATTGGAAAAACCAACATTAGACGAAGTAACTGCTGATAGTACTCTTCGAACTTCTCCTTGGTATCATGTTGTCATGGAAGATGAAGAAGGAAAACCAATACATACATATTTAGCAGAAGCACAATTAAGATTTGAAACACTATTTTTTCATCCAGAACAACCTGTTTTGGATGACTTAGCTAAATCTATACGTTTTCAATTAAAAACACCACGATTAAGAAACTAA
- a CDS encoding MBL fold metallo-hydrolase, translated as MKYQTITTTNFQQNCSLVWCKITKHAVLIDPGGEAIKLRRMIQDLKLIIKKILLTHGHLDHVGAAVELSKFYKIQIIGPHYNDKILLDNLPAQCQIFNVECIPSFSPHYWLKENNLINVGEITFNILHCPGHSPGHIVYWSKKHNLIFVGDVLFKEKIGRTDLPGGNIKQLLNSIQKKILTLQDVTVLIPGHGPLSTIGHERHNNPFLIKNL; from the coding sequence ATGAAATATCAAACTATTACAACAACAAATTTTCAACAAAATTGTTCATTAGTATGGTGCAAAATAACAAAACATGCTGTGCTAATAGATCCAGGAGGAGAAGCAATTAAACTACGTCGAATGATACAAGATTTAAAACTAATTATTAAAAAAATTTTATTAACACATGGACACTTGGATCACGTTGGTGCAGCAGTAGAACTATCAAAATTTTACAAAATACAAATTATAGGACCACATTACAATGATAAAATTTTATTAGATAATTTGCCCGCTCAATGTCAAATATTTAATGTTGAATGTATTCCTTCTTTTTCACCGCACTATTGGTTAAAAGAAAATAATCTAATAAATGTAGGTGAAATAACCTTCAACATCTTACACTGCCCTGGACATTCTCCGGGACACATCGTGTACTGGAGTAAAAAGCACAACCTTATTTTTGTAGGAGATGTTTTATTTAAAGAAAAAATAGGGCGCACCGATCTACCCGGCGGCAATATAAAACAATTGTTAAACTCAATTCAAAAAAAGATCTTAACGTTACAAGATGTAACCGTCTTAATACCTGGCCACGGGCCTTTATCCACCATTGGTCATGAGCGTCATAATAATCCATTTTTAATAAAAAACCTTTAA